One Edaphobacter flagellatus genomic region harbors:
- a CDS encoding TolC family protein, producing MKANSPLIRYASRIRGIGVGCFLVASASAAVLAQSPVPATPVVTPDLTIVQVIQDAQQNYPAIHVSEQELNAAVANIWLARTSYLPRLDGIVAVNRATRNNVFGTLLPQSILPSMSGPVIGTNNGGSVWGSATGLLVNWQPFDFGLRHAKVESAAAARDRANAYVQRSQLEVSSAAADAFLTVLAAHQTENAAQVAVDNWETLRKSIHALTTAELRPGADESRIEAEKAAANTQLALATEAVEMGQATLAKFLSKPDDIARPLNSAHLLGEIPAGAEDDAVFHPENTPAMLEQHAVVSQSASELRATDRSWVPQFNLEAAGYGRGTGAETNGQRLGGANGLAPTVGNYAVGLNVTFGFLDFAGIHAREASQAATLKAEQSRETLVGRQLQEQFAQARAGLRAMRSVAKNTPIQVAAARTALAQATARYKAGLTSIDDVAQAQRLLVQAEMDDSIARLNVWRAFLQLQAVRGDLQPFLQAAQ from the coding sequence TTGAAGGCAAATAGTCCACTCATTCGATATGCCAGCCGGATTCGAGGGATTGGTGTCGGCTGCTTCCTCGTAGCCAGCGCCTCTGCTGCGGTCCTGGCCCAATCGCCGGTCCCAGCTACTCCCGTCGTAACCCCTGATCTCACGATCGTTCAAGTCATTCAGGATGCACAGCAGAACTATCCCGCGATCCATGTCTCCGAGCAGGAGCTTAACGCGGCAGTGGCAAATATTTGGTTGGCAAGGACCTCCTACCTTCCACGCCTTGATGGGATTGTAGCGGTGAACAGGGCAACACGAAACAACGTCTTCGGTACGCTGCTCCCCCAGAGCATCCTGCCGAGCATGTCCGGGCCCGTCATTGGAACCAACAATGGCGGTTCCGTTTGGGGAAGCGCTACTGGGCTTTTGGTCAATTGGCAGCCATTCGACTTTGGCCTGCGCCACGCCAAGGTGGAATCCGCGGCAGCAGCACGCGACCGGGCGAATGCGTATGTACAGAGAAGCCAGCTTGAGGTCTCAAGCGCGGCCGCGGATGCGTTCCTGACGGTTCTTGCAGCGCATCAGACTGAGAATGCCGCTCAAGTCGCTGTCGACAACTGGGAGACCTTGCGGAAGAGCATCCATGCGCTTACGACTGCGGAGCTACGTCCCGGTGCTGACGAATCGCGGATTGAAGCTGAGAAGGCGGCCGCGAACACTCAATTGGCTCTCGCCACGGAAGCGGTCGAGATGGGCCAAGCGACTCTTGCGAAATTTCTGTCGAAGCCGGATGACATAGCGCGACCACTTAACTCTGCTCATCTTCTTGGGGAGATCCCTGCTGGAGCCGAGGACGACGCAGTATTTCATCCGGAGAACACTCCTGCAATGTTGGAACAACATGCAGTCGTTTCTCAGTCAGCTTCGGAGCTTCGCGCTACTGACCGAAGCTGGGTGCCTCAGTTCAATCTGGAGGCAGCCGGTTACGGTCGCGGCACTGGAGCTGAAACAAACGGGCAGCGACTGGGCGGAGCCAACGGCCTTGCTCCTACTGTTGGAAACTACGCAGTCGGCTTGAACGTCACTTTTGGCTTTCTCGACTTTGCCGGCATCCATGCTCGTGAAGCTTCTCAGGCTGCCACTTTGAAGGCCGAGCAATCTCGCGAGACTTTGGTAGGACGGCAACTTCAGGAACAGTTTGCCCAGGCACGGGCTGGCTTGCGAGCGATGCGCAGCGTTGCGAAGAATACTCCCATCCAGGTTGCTGCTGCTCGAACTGCGCTTGCTCAAGCCACAGCTCGCTACAAAGCGGGTCTAACCTCTATTGACGATGTGGCGCAGGCACAACGGCTACTGGTGCAGGCAGAGATGGACGATTCGATTGCGCGCCTGAATGTCTGGCGCGCATTTCTTCAATTGCAGGCAGTCCGTGGCGATCTTCAACCTTTTCTTCAGGCAGCTCAGTAG